A genomic stretch from Leptodactylus fuscus isolate aLepFus1 chromosome 10, aLepFus1.hap2, whole genome shotgun sequence includes:
- the LDB1 gene encoding LIM domain-binding protein 1 isoform X1: MSVGCACPGCSSKSFKLYSPKEPPNGNAFPPFHPGTMLDRDVGPTPMYPPTYLEPGIGRHTPYGNQTDYRIFELNKRLQNWTEECDNLWWDAFTTEFFEDDAMLTITFCLEDGPKRYTIGRTLIPRYFRSIFEGGATELYYVLKHPKESFHNNFVSLDCDQCTMVTQHGKPMFTQVCVEGRLYLEFMFDDMMRIKTWHFSIRQHRELIPRSILAMHAQDPQMLDQLSKNITRCGLSNSTLNYLRLCVILEPMQELMSRHKTYSLSPRDCLKTCLFQKWQRMVAPPAEPARQAPNKRRKRKMSGGSTMSSGGGNTNNSNSKKKSPASTFALSSQVPDVMVVGEPTLMGGEFGDEDERLITRLENTQFDAANGIDDEDSFNNSPALGANSPWNSKPPSSQESKSENPTSQASQ, encoded by the exons GCTGTTCCTCCAAGTCATTCAAACTGTACTCGCCAAAGGAGCCCCCGAACGGCAACGCCTTCCCCCCCTTCCACCCAGGCACAATGCTGGATCGAGATGTGGG ACCGACTCCGATGTATCCGCCCACATACCTGGAGCCTGGGATAGG GAGACATACGCCGTATGGGAACCAGACAGACTACAGAATATTTGAGCTGAACAAACGTCTCCAAAATTGGACAGAG GAATGTGACAATCTCTGGTGGGACGCCTTCACCACAGAGTTCTTTGAAGACGACGCCATGCTGACCATCACTTTTTGCTTGGAAGATGGACCAAAGAGATACA CAATCGGACGGACGCTTATTCCCCGGTATTTCCGCAGTATATTTGAAGGTGGCGCCACAGAGCTGTATTACGTCTTGAAACACCCTAAGGAGTCATTCCACAATAACTTTGTCTCTCTTGATTGCGATCAGTGCACAATGGTCACACAGCATGGCAAGCCCATGTTCACACAG GTGTGTGTAGAGGGGCGGTTATACCTGGAGTTCATGTTTGACGACATGATGAGGATAAAAACGTGGCACTTCAGTATCCGACAACATCGAGAGCTCATTCCTCGCAGTATCCTCGCCATGCAT GCCCAGGACCCCCAAATGTTGGACCAGTTGTCAAAGAATATCACAAGATGTGGACTCTCAAACTCTACGCTCAACTACCTCCGG CTGTGTGTAATTCTGGAGCCCATGCAGGAGCTCATGTCCCGGCACAAGACGTACAGCTTAAGCCCCAGAGACTGCTTAAAGACGTGTCTATTTCAGAAATGGCAGAGGATGGTAGCGCCACCTG CTGAACCAGCCCGACAGGCTCCAAACAAGAGGAGGAAAAGGAAGATGTCTGGGGGGAGCACAATGAGCTCTGGAGGGGGCAACACAAACAACAGTAACAGCAAGAAGAAAAGTCCGGCCAGTACCTTCGCCCTCTCCAGCCAGGTACCT GATGTAATGGTGGTGGGCGAACCAACCCTTATGGGAGGAGAATTCGGGGATGAAGATGAGCGACTGATAACCCGCCTGGAGAACACTCAGTTTGATGCTGCCAATGGAATTGACGATGAGGATAGCTTCAATAACTCCCCCGCACTAGGCGCCAACAGCCCCTGGAACAGCAAACCACCTTCAAGCCAAGAAAGCAAATCGGAGAACCCAACCTCACAGGCTTCACAGTAA
- the LDB1 gene encoding LIM domain-binding protein 1 isoform X2 yields the protein MAEDFDIAGCSSKSFKLYSPKEPPNGNAFPPFHPGTMLDRDVGPTPMYPPTYLEPGIGRHTPYGNQTDYRIFELNKRLQNWTEECDNLWWDAFTTEFFEDDAMLTITFCLEDGPKRYTIGRTLIPRYFRSIFEGGATELYYVLKHPKESFHNNFVSLDCDQCTMVTQHGKPMFTQVCVEGRLYLEFMFDDMMRIKTWHFSIRQHRELIPRSILAMHAQDPQMLDQLSKNITRCGLSNSTLNYLRLCVILEPMQELMSRHKTYSLSPRDCLKTCLFQKWQRMVAPPAEPARQAPNKRRKRKMSGGSTMSSGGGNTNNSNSKKKSPASTFALSSQVPDVMVVGEPTLMGGEFGDEDERLITRLENTQFDAANGIDDEDSFNNSPALGANSPWNSKPPSSQESKSENPTSQASQ from the exons GCTGTTCCTCCAAGTCATTCAAACTGTACTCGCCAAAGGAGCCCCCGAACGGCAACGCCTTCCCCCCCTTCCACCCAGGCACAATGCTGGATCGAGATGTGGG ACCGACTCCGATGTATCCGCCCACATACCTGGAGCCTGGGATAGG GAGACATACGCCGTATGGGAACCAGACAGACTACAGAATATTTGAGCTGAACAAACGTCTCCAAAATTGGACAGAG GAATGTGACAATCTCTGGTGGGACGCCTTCACCACAGAGTTCTTTGAAGACGACGCCATGCTGACCATCACTTTTTGCTTGGAAGATGGACCAAAGAGATACA CAATCGGACGGACGCTTATTCCCCGGTATTTCCGCAGTATATTTGAAGGTGGCGCCACAGAGCTGTATTACGTCTTGAAACACCCTAAGGAGTCATTCCACAATAACTTTGTCTCTCTTGATTGCGATCAGTGCACAATGGTCACACAGCATGGCAAGCCCATGTTCACACAG GTGTGTGTAGAGGGGCGGTTATACCTGGAGTTCATGTTTGACGACATGATGAGGATAAAAACGTGGCACTTCAGTATCCGACAACATCGAGAGCTCATTCCTCGCAGTATCCTCGCCATGCAT GCCCAGGACCCCCAAATGTTGGACCAGTTGTCAAAGAATATCACAAGATGTGGACTCTCAAACTCTACGCTCAACTACCTCCGG CTGTGTGTAATTCTGGAGCCCATGCAGGAGCTCATGTCCCGGCACAAGACGTACAGCTTAAGCCCCAGAGACTGCTTAAAGACGTGTCTATTTCAGAAATGGCAGAGGATGGTAGCGCCACCTG CTGAACCAGCCCGACAGGCTCCAAACAAGAGGAGGAAAAGGAAGATGTCTGGGGGGAGCACAATGAGCTCTGGAGGGGGCAACACAAACAACAGTAACAGCAAGAAGAAAAGTCCGGCCAGTACCTTCGCCCTCTCCAGCCAGGTACCT GATGTAATGGTGGTGGGCGAACCAACCCTTATGGGAGGAGAATTCGGGGATGAAGATGAGCGACTGATAACCCGCCTGGAGAACACTCAGTTTGATGCTGCCAATGGAATTGACGATGAGGATAGCTTCAATAACTCCCCCGCACTAGGCGCCAACAGCCCCTGGAACAGCAAACCACCTTCAAGCCAAGAAAGCAAATCGGAGAACCCAACCTCACAGGCTTCACAGTAA
- the LDB1 gene encoding LIM domain-binding protein 1 isoform X3, which produces MSVGCACPGCSSKSFKLYSPKEPPNGNAFPPFHPGTMLDRDVGPTPMYPPTYLEPGIGRHTPYGNQTDYRIFELNKRLQNWTEECDNLWWDAFTTEFFEDDAMLTITFCLEDGPKRYTIGRTLIPRYFRSIFEGGATELYYVLKHPKESFHNNFVSLDCDQCTMVTQHGKPMFTQVCVEGRLYLEFMFDDMMRIKTWHFSIRQHRELIPRSILAMHAQDPQMLDQLSKNITRCGLSNSTLNYLRLCVILEPMQELMSRHKTYSLSPRDCLKTCLFQKWQRMVAPPAEPARQAPNKRRKRKMSGGSTMSSGGGNTNNSNSKKKSPASTFALSSQDVMVVGEPTLMGGEFGDEDERLITRLENTQFDAANGIDDEDSFNNSPALGANSPWNSKPPSSQESKSENPTSQASQ; this is translated from the exons GCTGTTCCTCCAAGTCATTCAAACTGTACTCGCCAAAGGAGCCCCCGAACGGCAACGCCTTCCCCCCCTTCCACCCAGGCACAATGCTGGATCGAGATGTGGG ACCGACTCCGATGTATCCGCCCACATACCTGGAGCCTGGGATAGG GAGACATACGCCGTATGGGAACCAGACAGACTACAGAATATTTGAGCTGAACAAACGTCTCCAAAATTGGACAGAG GAATGTGACAATCTCTGGTGGGACGCCTTCACCACAGAGTTCTTTGAAGACGACGCCATGCTGACCATCACTTTTTGCTTGGAAGATGGACCAAAGAGATACA CAATCGGACGGACGCTTATTCCCCGGTATTTCCGCAGTATATTTGAAGGTGGCGCCACAGAGCTGTATTACGTCTTGAAACACCCTAAGGAGTCATTCCACAATAACTTTGTCTCTCTTGATTGCGATCAGTGCACAATGGTCACACAGCATGGCAAGCCCATGTTCACACAG GTGTGTGTAGAGGGGCGGTTATACCTGGAGTTCATGTTTGACGACATGATGAGGATAAAAACGTGGCACTTCAGTATCCGACAACATCGAGAGCTCATTCCTCGCAGTATCCTCGCCATGCAT GCCCAGGACCCCCAAATGTTGGACCAGTTGTCAAAGAATATCACAAGATGTGGACTCTCAAACTCTACGCTCAACTACCTCCGG CTGTGTGTAATTCTGGAGCCCATGCAGGAGCTCATGTCCCGGCACAAGACGTACAGCTTAAGCCCCAGAGACTGCTTAAAGACGTGTCTATTTCAGAAATGGCAGAGGATGGTAGCGCCACCTG CTGAACCAGCCCGACAGGCTCCAAACAAGAGGAGGAAAAGGAAGATGTCTGGGGGGAGCACAATGAGCTCTGGAGGGGGCAACACAAACAACAGTAACAGCAAGAAGAAAAGTCCGGCCAGTACCTTCGCCCTCTCCAGCCAG GATGTAATGGTGGTGGGCGAACCAACCCTTATGGGAGGAGAATTCGGGGATGAAGATGAGCGACTGATAACCCGCCTGGAGAACACTCAGTTTGATGCTGCCAATGGAATTGACGATGAGGATAGCTTCAATAACTCCCCCGCACTAGGCGCCAACAGCCCCTGGAACAGCAAACCACCTTCAAGCCAAGAAAGCAAATCGGAGAACCCAACCTCACAGGCTTCACAGTAA
- the LDB1 gene encoding LIM domain-binding protein 1 isoform X4, whose amino-acid sequence MSVGCACPGCSSKSFKLYSPKEPPNGNAFPPFHPGTMLDRDVGPTPMYPPTYLEPGIGRHTPYGNQTDYRIFELNKRLQNWTEECDNLWWDAFTTEFFEDDAMLTITFCLEDGPKRYTIGRTLIPRYFRSIFEGGATELYYVLKHPKESFHNNFVSLDCDQCTMVTQHGKPMFTQVCVEGRLYLEFMFDDMMRIKTWHFSIRQHRELIPRSILAMHAQDPQMLDQLSKNITRCGLSNSTLNYLRLCVILEPMQELMSRHKTYSLSPRDCLKTCLFQKWQRMVAPPAEPARQAPNKRRKRKMSGGSTMSSGGGNTNNSNSKKKSPASTFALSSQVPASAFP is encoded by the exons GCTGTTCCTCCAAGTCATTCAAACTGTACTCGCCAAAGGAGCCCCCGAACGGCAACGCCTTCCCCCCCTTCCACCCAGGCACAATGCTGGATCGAGATGTGGG ACCGACTCCGATGTATCCGCCCACATACCTGGAGCCTGGGATAGG GAGACATACGCCGTATGGGAACCAGACAGACTACAGAATATTTGAGCTGAACAAACGTCTCCAAAATTGGACAGAG GAATGTGACAATCTCTGGTGGGACGCCTTCACCACAGAGTTCTTTGAAGACGACGCCATGCTGACCATCACTTTTTGCTTGGAAGATGGACCAAAGAGATACA CAATCGGACGGACGCTTATTCCCCGGTATTTCCGCAGTATATTTGAAGGTGGCGCCACAGAGCTGTATTACGTCTTGAAACACCCTAAGGAGTCATTCCACAATAACTTTGTCTCTCTTGATTGCGATCAGTGCACAATGGTCACACAGCATGGCAAGCCCATGTTCACACAG GTGTGTGTAGAGGGGCGGTTATACCTGGAGTTCATGTTTGACGACATGATGAGGATAAAAACGTGGCACTTCAGTATCCGACAACATCGAGAGCTCATTCCTCGCAGTATCCTCGCCATGCAT GCCCAGGACCCCCAAATGTTGGACCAGTTGTCAAAGAATATCACAAGATGTGGACTCTCAAACTCTACGCTCAACTACCTCCGG CTGTGTGTAATTCTGGAGCCCATGCAGGAGCTCATGTCCCGGCACAAGACGTACAGCTTAAGCCCCAGAGACTGCTTAAAGACGTGTCTATTTCAGAAATGGCAGAGGATGGTAGCGCCACCTG CTGAACCAGCCCGACAGGCTCCAAACAAGAGGAGGAAAAGGAAGATGTCTGGGGGGAGCACAATGAGCTCTGGAGGGGGCAACACAAACAACAGTAACAGCAAGAAGAAAAGTCCGGCCAGTACCTTCGCCCTCTCCAGCCAGGTACCT GCCTCAGCTTTCCCCTGA
- the LDB1 gene encoding LIM domain-binding protein 1 isoform X5: MSVGCACPGCSSKSFKLYSPKEPPNGNAFPPFHPGTMLDRDVGPTPMYPPTYLEPGIGRHTPYGNQTDYRIFELNKRLQNWTEECDNLWWDAFTTEFFEDDAMLTITFCLEDGPKRYTIGRTLIPRYFRSIFEGGATELYYVLKHPKESFHNNFVSLDCDQCTMVTQHGKPMFTQVCVEGRLYLEFMFDDMMRIKTWHFSIRQHRELIPRSILAMHAQDPQMLDQLSKNITRCGLSNSTLNYLRLCVILEPMQELMSRHKTYSLSPRDCLKTCLFQKWQRMVAPPAEPARQAPNKRRKRKMSGGSTMSSGGGNTNNSNSKKKSPASTFALSSQASAFP, translated from the exons GCTGTTCCTCCAAGTCATTCAAACTGTACTCGCCAAAGGAGCCCCCGAACGGCAACGCCTTCCCCCCCTTCCACCCAGGCACAATGCTGGATCGAGATGTGGG ACCGACTCCGATGTATCCGCCCACATACCTGGAGCCTGGGATAGG GAGACATACGCCGTATGGGAACCAGACAGACTACAGAATATTTGAGCTGAACAAACGTCTCCAAAATTGGACAGAG GAATGTGACAATCTCTGGTGGGACGCCTTCACCACAGAGTTCTTTGAAGACGACGCCATGCTGACCATCACTTTTTGCTTGGAAGATGGACCAAAGAGATACA CAATCGGACGGACGCTTATTCCCCGGTATTTCCGCAGTATATTTGAAGGTGGCGCCACAGAGCTGTATTACGTCTTGAAACACCCTAAGGAGTCATTCCACAATAACTTTGTCTCTCTTGATTGCGATCAGTGCACAATGGTCACACAGCATGGCAAGCCCATGTTCACACAG GTGTGTGTAGAGGGGCGGTTATACCTGGAGTTCATGTTTGACGACATGATGAGGATAAAAACGTGGCACTTCAGTATCCGACAACATCGAGAGCTCATTCCTCGCAGTATCCTCGCCATGCAT GCCCAGGACCCCCAAATGTTGGACCAGTTGTCAAAGAATATCACAAGATGTGGACTCTCAAACTCTACGCTCAACTACCTCCGG CTGTGTGTAATTCTGGAGCCCATGCAGGAGCTCATGTCCCGGCACAAGACGTACAGCTTAAGCCCCAGAGACTGCTTAAAGACGTGTCTATTTCAGAAATGGCAGAGGATGGTAGCGCCACCTG CTGAACCAGCCCGACAGGCTCCAAACAAGAGGAGGAAAAGGAAGATGTCTGGGGGGAGCACAATGAGCTCTGGAGGGGGCAACACAAACAACAGTAACAGCAAGAAGAAAAGTCCGGCCAGTACCTTCGCCCTCTCCAGCCAG GCCTCAGCTTTCCCCTGA